Below is a window of Tolypothrix bouteillei VB521301 DNA.
TATGTTGATTAATCTTTTTCTTCAAGTCCGTGTCTGGATTCTCATACGGAATTATATAGGCACTCAAATCCGAAAAAGAATTGGCAAAATATGCAAAGTAGGGAGCAAAATTAAGCCGCTCTTCCACAGGTGTTGTTTCCTGCTGCATATATTGGACTAATCTGCTTTTTTCAAATTCCTCTTTCAGTTGGTATATGTATGGGATTACATCCGCAACCTGATAAACTTTTTCTTCTGTTAATAGCATGCTGACTTTTCCTGCAATTAGAGACTGCACAACCGATTGAAGAAAGCGTCCAGGGCAGAGGGGAAGAAACATAATTTCCTGTTTAAAAGCAAGTCCAATGTTCTTCCCTGAGGTCTCAGCCCTTACAAAAATTCAGAGAAGTACATGAAAGTTAATTTTCTTTATTAAAGACAAAATAGATTCTTTTCAAAACCAGAGAAATTCGGAAATTAAGAAAATTTTAAAACATAAAATATTAGTAAGTTTACTGAAATTGGCATATTTATCAATAGACTTACGGTCAGAACGTAATGCAGTATAAAACAGCGATCGATACTTACTACATTGCCTATCTCTAAAGGTTTAAATTAGGTCATAAATACACAATTTAAATTTAATTCCATCTATTAAAAGGTATAAATTGCTTTTGTCAAAAAGTCAATCTTAAATATCTGCTTTATACATTCTTATGAGTGACAGCACAGCCGTGCAAACAAACCTAATTCTGGCTGCAATTCCCTACAGATGCACTTGATTTGAGGAAATGCGACCCCATCTGTTTTAATTTTTGTTTGACTTGATGGCGTAAGTATTCATACTGCTCCTGACTGGTATCAGTAAATGCTTCTTCAGCATTCGACGGAATGTCCTCATAGTTGAGAGGCGTTTGGAATTGTTCGTCTGTCAAATCGTATCTTATACCTTGTATTTCATTGTAGAAATGCCATCGATCGCAGATCGATGTTTTCAGAATTCTTCCACCAAATATTTCTTGCACGACAAGCGCCGTTACACTACATTGTCCGCAACTCGGATTCTCAGAAGACCAAAGAGAACTTGATTTTTTTGACCAGCACTTTTTGAGTATTTCTCGGAAAGCTCGTTCATCCATAATTTTGTACCCCCTTTATAATCTAGTCCGCGCAGGCAGGCTTCGTTTGTATAGCCGCGATTTCAATCGGTTGGCATTCCAAAAAGCGGACGTCCTCGCCCGCCTCACCCCATGTGGTCTATTAATCTGAAAATGGCTGTAAATCAACACCCTAGGCGGAGCCTCTCAAAAGGCATTCCCAGGCTCCGCCTGGGAACGAGGTTACAGGTCACACGTCACGGGTTGCGGCTCAGTGTAGCCCAAACTTAGACGTTAAAACGGAATAACAGAACATCGCCTTCTTGAACGATGTACTCTTTTCCTTCACTGCGAACCAGACCCTTTTCCTTCGCACCATTCATTGAGCCAGATGCTACCAAATCTTTATAAGCAACTGTTTCCGCACGAATAAATCCGCGTTCAAAATCGCTGTGAATGACACCTGCTGCTTGCGGTGCTGACATCCCTGCTACGATCGTCCAAGCACGAGTTTCTTTTTCCCCAGTCGTAAAATATGTCCGCAAACCTAGCAGAGTATAAGTAGCGCGAATTAACGATTTTAACCCGCCTTCTTCTACTCCCAAAGACTCCAGGAATTCTGCTCTTTCTTCTTCTGGTAACTCAATCAATTCTGATTCCACTTGAGCCGAAACAACCACAACTTGGGCATTTTCTTTGGCTGCAAATTCCCGCACTCTTTCTACGAATTCATTTCCTGTAGAAAGGTCATCTTCTGAGACGTTGGCAGCATAAATAATAGGTTTTGCAGTGAGTAATTCCAGTGGTTTAACTATCTCAGCTTCTTCTTCAGTTAAACTTACCTGTCGCACTGATTTCCCTTCATCTAAAGCAACCGCTATTTTTTCGAGTAAAGCTAATTCAATCTGTCCTTCTTTGCTAGTCCGCGCTTGCTTGCGGGTGCGTTCTATCCGCCGTTTAACTTGCTCCAAGTCAGATAACCCAAGTTCCAGATTGATAATTTCAATGTCCCGCACGGGATCGACTGAACCAGCAACGTGGATAATGTCGTCATTTTCAAAACAACGTACCACATGAACGATCGCATCCACTTGTCGAATGTGAGACAAAAATTGGTTACCCAGCCCCTCACCCTGGCTAGCACCTTTAACCAAGCCGGCAATATCTACAAACTCTACACGCGCCGGAACGATTTGTTTTGAGGAGGAAATTTTTGCTAAAACATCTAACCGTTCATCTGGTACAGCAACAACGCCGACATTCGGTTCAATGGTACAGAAGGGAAAATTGGCTGCTTCTGCCTTAGCATTGGCAACCACGGCATTAAATAAAGTCGATTTTCCAACGTTAGGGAGTCCGACAATTCCGGCTCGTAGCATTTTGGATTTTGGATTTTAGATTTTGGATTCTAAATTATAGTAGCTCAGCTACTATACAGGACCGGGAACTGTTTGGGGAATTGGTCCGGGTACTGGCTGAGGAATGGGCGCTGGTACTGGTTCCGGTGCTGGTGCGGGTACTGGTTCCGGTGCTGGTGCGGGTACTGGTTCCGGTACCGGTCCCGGTATTGGCTGGGGTACTGGGTCGGGAGTTAGAGGGACGTTTGGTAATGGTCCGGGATCGGGGTAAATCATATTGTATCTACTGAGATGATTATTTCTTATTCCCAAGCTAGATAACATTAGATGCTAATGACATCTTCCTAAAAACATATCTGCCAGCGATGCTCGATCAAAATCAAACACCCCTGCTAGACACTTTAAAAGCTTGTGCAGAACGCCCTCATGCTCCCTTTTACACGCCAGGACACAAGCGAGGACAAGGAATTTCTCCATTGTTAACTGATGTTTTTGGTCAATCTGTCTTTCGTGCGGATTTGCCAGAACTTGCAGAACTCGATAATCTCTTTTCACCCAATGGCGTTATCCATCAGGCGCAACAATTAGCTGCAGATGCATTTGGTGCTTCACAAACTTGGTTTCTGGTGAATGGCTCTACTTGTGGTATCGAAGCAGCAATTCTGGCTACTTGTGAAGCCGATGACAAAATTATACTCCCTCGCAATGTTCATTCTTCTGCGATCGCAGGCTTAATTCTCTCTGGCGCAATCCCTATTTTCGTTTATCCAGAATACGACGCCGTTTTAGATCTTGCCCACGGCATCACACCCAACGCCGTACATGCTGCACTAAAAAAGCATCCAGATGCTAAGGCTGTGTTGATGGTATACCCTACATACTACGGTGTGTGTGGAGATGTCAGAGCGATCGCATCCCTTGCCCATCAACATAACATTCCCCTACTTGTAGATGAAGCACATGGCGCACACTTTGCCTTTCATCCCCAACTTCCCACTCCAGCCTTAGCTGCAGGTGCGGATTTAACAGTGCAATCCATACATAAAGTACTTGGTGCAATGACACAAGCATCCATGCTGCACATTCAAGGTAATAGGATAGATCCCGATCGAGTGAGCAAAGCGTTACAACTTGTGCAATCCACCAGCCCCAGTTATATATTGTTAGCTTCTCTAGATGCAGCACGCCAACAAATGGCACTGCATGGCAAAGAGTTAATGTCGCGTACATTAGAACTAGCAGAAAATGCCAGAAACCGTATCAGTCAAATTCCCGGATTTTCAGTTTTAGAAATTTCTCCCAACCCTGCTTTTCAAGGAGCGATCGCCTTAGATAAAACACGTTTAACTGTCACCATTTCTGGTTTAGGTGTAACTGGCTTTGAAGCAGAAGAAATTCTCAATGACAAATTAGGCGTGACTGCTGAATTGGCATCCCTACAACATCTTACATTTATTATTAGTTTGGGAAACACCCAAGAAGATATAGAGAAATTAGTGCAAGCTTTCACAATCCTTTCTACAAAGATAAACAGTAGAGTTTGGCAAATAGGGAGTGATATTGATAGTTTCTCTATGCGCTCGGAATTAACATCCTTAAATAATTCTCTGTGTCTTTCACCTCGTAAAGCGTTCTTTGCTGCAACAGAAACTTTACCGTTAAAAGAAACCACAGAAAGAATTTGTGCCGAAATTGTTTGTCCTTACCCTCCAGGAATTCCTGTTTTGATGCCAGGAGAAGTCATTACCAAAACAGCTTTAGATTATCTCCAATACATCCAAAGAACAGGCGGTTTTATTAGTGGATGTGCAGATAGCAGTTTAAACACATTGAAGGTAGTTAAAAGTCATTGACTAACTCCCTGGCGTAAACTTATGTCTTATTAAATTATAAATAACAACAATAACAACAGCGTAGCGGATATGAAGTTTTATGCCTCTTACCCCTTCTGATTAGAGAATAAATTATTAAATTTTATGAATTTATCTTACTGTTATACCCTCATCTCGCCTTGTTACACCCTAAGAAAGAAGGCTGGAGATCTCTTTTGCGACTCAAGATATACATAAAATATTCCTATAGATTTTTGTCATGATTTGCCAACTTAGCAGAAAAACTGTTACAATAAATACAGAAATAAATCGTTCATCTTTATAAGAGGCTCGAAAATAGATTTTTCAGCGCAATCTCTTGTAGAGACGGAAGTAGGGAAACATCCCCAAGGAACGCGCCTCATTCTATTTAACGACTCAAACAACTCATTTCGATTCAGAGGCGAGACAAATGAAACTCACATATCGTGGTACTCATTATGAACACAATCCCCTAAATCCCGAAGTTACTGCAGGCGAGACTCGAGGGAAGTATCGGGGTAAAGCTTGGACGCGCCATTACCCAAGACACATTCCTCAGACTCAACCCATAGCTGAGTTGAAGTATCGTGGTGTAAATTACACTATCGGCGATCCATTAGACGTAGAATTAATGATGCTGTCCAAGCAGCGCTGTAAAGAAGCCAGTGTGGTAGAAACTGGCAGCGTCAAAAAATGTGCAAATGAGATAGCCAAAGCGCATCTCACCAGTATCCGTCGTAATTTAGAACATCGCCTGCAAGTTGCTCGAGAACAGGGAGATGAAAATCTCATTCGCTTGCTAGAGGATGAAGCAAAGCAAATAGCTTAAGAGGCTAATGGCTAATAGTTAATAGCTAATGGTAATTGACAATTAGCCATTAGCTATTAGCTATTAGCTCTTCCTATTTATCCAAATCCCCCTGATACCAGCTGTTTTAGCCCCGTGGTAGTCTTCTGCAACGCTATCACCAATGTGCCATGCGGCTTCAGGTGGACAGTTGTGTTTTTCTAGAGCAGTCGCAAAAATTTTAGGGTCTGGTTTAGCAGCGCCAGCTTGGGTAGAAATGGTGATCGAGCCAAAAAACTCTCTGAGTTCCAAATCCTGTAACACTGAATAAATTCGAGAATCAAAATTAGACAGTATACCTAGTTCTATTCCCAGTCGTCGCCAGTTTACTAAAGCAGGCAGAACGTCAGGATAAACAATCCACGGTTCTGCTGTTCCAAAGTGGATGTAAACTTCGCTAAAAAAAGTAGAAAAGTCGGTAAATTTTTCTAAAACACCTGCTTTTTCAAAGGTGTTTCGGGCGATATAATACCACCACTCAAACTCGTATTGAGGAATATCTTGTGGTTCTGCATCTGGAAAGATAGGCGGTGGGGAAGTTTTAAAGCTTTGGATAAATGCTTTGTTCAAAATTTCAGACAGTACTTCCACACCAAACTCTTGTGCTATTTGACTGTAAACCTCGCCCACGCTCCCTTTAACCCCAAAGAGAGTGCCAACAGCATCTAAAAAGATAACTTTCGGTCTTTCCATCATAAAGCAATTAGCAATTAGCTTTTTAGCAATTAGCAATCAGCACTAACTGCTTTTTATTAGTGTTTCTATAATAGGACGGGCGAGCCAATTAAAACCAACTTTAAATTTTTGGTCTAAGGTTGGCAGTCGATAAAGATAAGCAAGACGTCGAGCAACGTATGCTAGCGGACCGTTTAATTTTACTCCTAACCCAGTGAGCGTTGCATTATCTAGACCTAACGTCATCATCTCACCCAAGTATTGGTAGCGGAAGGGTAGCAAAGGACGATGGGTTAAAGTTGCCCAGATATTCCAAGCAGCGTAATCAGCTTGTTGGAAAGCAGCTTGGGCTGTTGCAGGAACTTGCTGACTGTCTGCATCACGGCAATCTACTAAATCTCCTAGGGCAAAAATTTCAGCACGATCTTCAACTTGAAGAGTTGGTGTTACACTGATTTGACCTCGTTGGTTTTGTTTGATGGGTAAATTTCTCACTACAGGTGAGACTCTCGTTCCCACTGTCCAAATAACCAAGTCTACAGGAATGGTGTCAATCTGATTTTTGTACTCTAGGGAGATGCTGTCCGATCCGATGGATTCTACTTTGGTTTCTAAATCAAGAAATACACCCCGTTCTTCTAGAGCTTTGGTTGCTGCTTGTCTGTTGAATTCTGGGGAAGTTCTCAAAATTTGATCGCTGAGTTCAATCAGTCGAAATCTTCCTTTTTCCCCAAGCCTATCTGCTAGTTTGCAAGCTAGCTCTACTCCGCTATATCCACCACCAACAATTGCTACTCTGATTTTGTCTGCTTCTGATTCTTCTAGCACTCGCAGCCGTTCTTCTAAGCGATAAACGTCTGTAATACTCCGGAATGGATAAGCGTATGATGTTGCTCCCGGTACTATATCTAAGGGTGTTTCGCCACCTAACGCCAATAACAATCGGTCATAAGACAATTCCGGTCCATCATGTAGGTGTATGCGTCGTTGGTCTATATCAATTTCGGACACCATGCTTTGACAAAAGCGTACACCTGTGCCTTGTAAAAGTTCTTCAAATGGTGGGGCAATTTCCCAAGTTTGCAATTCTCCAGTTAATAATTCGTAAAGAAGGGGAGAAAAGAGGAAGCGATCGCTTTTATCTACCAGAACAATTTCCGGCTTTTGTGAATTTTCCCAAGGCAATTCACTCAGGCGCAATGCAGTGTAGAGACCACCAAAGCCTCCTCCAAGGATACAAATTCTAGCAGGTTGTTGAGTCATTGATTTTCCGGACGTGAATCCCAGCAGGGCTACTTACTCCAGTGTACTGATTTCCCGCCTTCAGTTGCCATCAACCAAGAGTCCCAATTTGTGCTGTCAGTTTTGCGTGCGTAGAGTAGTACACGCCGCAAAGAGCAAACTTATGAAGCTTAGCAATCACTGCAAAACCTCTTTGCCAATCCCCAGTTCCGTTTTACTGCGCTTCAACTGTTCCCAAAGTGATTGAATCTGGTTGTAAGCCTCCAAAGGAGAAAGTTTTCCAGATGTTTCTAAACTGGTAATAATGCTAACTTTGTGTGTAAATTCTTGAAGGTTAGCGTTAAATACTATGTTTTCCGGCTTTGTTTGACCGTAATAGCGCCCGCAAGGGTAGAGAAAACTGCTTTTATTTATTGACTTGGATGCTTCCATTTTATTAACCTTTTCTTAAATAAATTAATCTTACCTTAACTTTCTGTCCAACCTAAAATCTTTACTACACCTTATCCATAAATTTACCGGAGTCGTTGAGTTCGTCCGAAATGTCATGATTACTTGACTAAATTGCGATCGCAACAAGCCTTGAATCAATAGATTAAATTTATGGATGAGAGAGTCACGTAGAAATTGTTTTTGCTGATGCATCATACGTGGCTTAAACCAGTCAAAATTATACAAAAGTTAATTAAAAAGGTTCGTGAGTAAATATGGGTCAGAAAAACAAAAAGGTACTTACACAATCTGGCGTACTTCCATATCGGATAGACAACGGAAAACTTGAAGTCTTATTAGTTACAACTTCTAACCGCAAAAATTGGTTAATTCCCAAAGGGGGAATTTGCAAGGGGATGAGTCCACCCATATCTGCAGCAAAAGAAGCATGGGAAGAAGCTGGAGTTGTAGGACAAGTCAATACTAATGTATTGGGAAGCTACAGATATCGCAAACGAGGCAAGAATCACAAAGTCAAACTTTATACACTATTTGTTGAGCAAGTCAGCGATAATTATCCGGAAGTGACTCAAAGAAAACGACAATGGTTGGATGCTCGTGAAGCAGTTCGCGTGATTAAAAGAAATTCACTCAAGCGAATACTGAAGCAGTTTCTGAAAACTCAACCATATTATTGCGATTTTCGATAGCTACACGACTTTACAGTATTAAACATCAGGTTTCTTTGTAGAGACTTGCTATTCATAGCGTCTCTACAAAGCCATGGGGTAACATAATTGCGATCGCAACTTTATAAAAACCCGACTTTCTGGTAAAAACCTGTGGCTCAGTCAAAAGATTATAAGAAAAATAGATGAAAACCCCTTACAGTCTGAGTGACTCCCTTATTTCCAGAGATTTCTATTAGCGACCTTTAAGAAACAGGGGCAACAACAGGCACATCTGATTCCTGACCAATGCTACTCATGTTGCTAGCATTAACCTTACCAGTGGTGAGGAAGCGGAAAGTTTCTTGGTAAAGGCTTTGCCAAAAGCGATTGCTCATATTTTGGCTGACTTCTGTTGGGTCAACCATTGGATGCGGTACAAGATCGGTTGTAGGATAGGTGTACAAGCAATGCCCTTTTCGCTCACCACCAATCTTGTTAAAAAAGTCTTTGTTAGTTTGGACATCGGCAGCATCCTCATTTTCAGTTAGCACGAGAAATGTAGGAACATTTTGTAAACTAGCTAGATTCTTGGCATTGCGGACAAATCCACCAAAGCGATCGCAAGCAGTAAATACCCCAACAGGAAATTGTAGATTTGGGTCCCAACCTGTCTCGCGAATATCAAGTGGTCCAGTTAACAGAACATACTGCCGTCGCTCTTCGCTATAAATTTTCAATAGTGGTGCATAAGCTACAACTTTTTTAACCCGGTCCGGTCTGTCCGCCGCCAGCGCTAGCGCCACGGCTCCTCCTACTGATAGCCCAAGAGTATAAATTGGTCCCGGCATGGTATCTAGTTCGGCTAGTCTGGCACGAGCTTCGATGAGATAATTCATATGGGACGAGATAAAATACTTGTCAAAATCTGGATCGTCCTGCTTCTGGAGCGCCTTAATTATATCGAGTAGACGTGGCTCGATTTTGAAAATACGAGCAACCAAGGCAGCAGTGATGAACAAATTGGGACGCTTAAAGTTACTCGTGTCTGCTGTTGCTAAATTGGACAAGAAGTTTTGCATAACCCAGTCTTGCTGAACCTTTTGACGCAAGGGATTAGCAATTTCTGGCTTCAAATCGATTTGAGGCCAGTATTTGTCTGGTGGAAGCAAGACATGACCTGCAATCGAGGGCTGATAGAAATTAAACCCATTAGAAAATAAGTAATCAGCCAATCGCCACATTTGGTGAGGACTAGCACTTAAGCCGTGGAACAGCAGCACCGTTCCACGAATAGGTTTTCCTGGATCGTGAAAACGATAGTAGGGGTAAGCACCAGATCGATGATTTGGGTTGGTATCAATGCTGCGAATATATGTATTAATGGCTTCCTGAGTCTTAGCGATCTGCTCGGCGCTGGGAATGACGCTTGTACTTAGAGTTGCAGTCATAAGCAAAGAAAACGTCAGCAATTGTTAAAGGTTAACTGTACGAATATACGCGAAGAGAATGTAATGGTAAAGACTGCCTTTATTCAGTGTTACATTTATCAAACTTCTTAAAGAATCTCAGCAAAAAATTGATTTTGCGCCACTCCCCCAACTAGAAGTTGGGGAATTCTGCTTTCACCCTCACGTGAACCATGACCAGTTTAGCTACAGCCCTTGGTTAGGTGTTTCTCAATGTCTTTGAATGAAGATGACTCCAATCAGCAATAATACTGTTCCCAAGACGCGAGACGTGTTGAGGGAAATCTGAGGAACACCAAATGCGCCTGTAGAATCCAAGATGAGTGCCGCAACCATCTGTCCGGCAATCACGAGAGAAAAAACTACTGCGGTACCTAATTTTGGGATTGCAATCAGAGACGCCACAAGGTAGTAAGCGGCAAAAATGCCACCAAACCAGGCCCATTTTGGAAGAGAATTAAACGCAGGGATGGAGCCCCGGTCAGTCGTTCCACTGGCCCACAACAGAGCGAGTGAAACGAGAGTTACGAATACTGAGATCATCGTCGTGAGAACCGGAGAGCCTGTTGAAGTTCGCAAACGAGCATTCCAAGCCATCTGAAGTGTAAGACCCGCTCCACCAAGTGCGACTAGAAGAAAGAGGACGAGTTTTGTAACCATGATGTACAGTTGTGGATTACAGGATGAAATTACCAGATTAAAAGTAGTTTGGGAGATGCACGCCAAGAAACAGATAATACCTGGCTTCTTTGTGTCCAAATTTCTTTTTCCAAAACTGTCCAAAAACTTGTTCTCATAACCTACTACGGATCGCTATGCTAAACAACTCGATCCTGCGACCTACTGGAACGAGTATGGCGCAACTATCAACGACATTCCCGCTACCTATGACTTTAAACCGTTTTTCTTATAAAAAAGTGGCAGTAGATTAAGCGCGATCGTGCAACCGTTAAAGATATTCTTGCTAGGGAAAAAACACGGTATCATCGCATGATTGATTAACTTCCCACTATTTCCACAACAGCAGCAATGCCAAAGTGGTCAGAGGGATATAAGGTACGGCTTGATGGTGCAGGTTTATCAAGAATAATATATGCATCTTGCACGCGGATGTGCTGGTTAACAAAAATGTAATCTAGTGTGCCGCGCCAAGGACGTAAGGTACGGTTAGATCTCCAATCTCTTATCAGTAGACGCAGTGCTTTTTTCCATGTACGGCGAGCAAGAGGTGTCGGACAAGTGTACTCTGGCTCATGACTGTGATGTGCAGCATAAGCTGAGGAGAATCGCGATCGCATGAGAGCGATGGCACTTGTTTCCGGTGTACCGTTGAAATCACCGACAGCTACAATTGGCATCTCTTGTGGCAGATGACTTAACCAGTCAAGCAGCAACTGTACCTGACGATCGCGTTCTGGATGCGAACCAGGATACCAGTAATAGTGTCCGTTGCAGAACACCAACGGTTGACCGTCTATAACAACCTGAACGTACTGGGCAAAACGTCCTTGACTTTGTAAATCGAGTACTTCTTGTAAAACAAATGGATGGCGACTCAGAATTGCTATTGTGTGAGTCTTTTGTTGTAAACCTAATGTTGGCTCTTGCACTAACTGCACGTAAGGCATACCGAGCCGCTCTGCAAGCTCCAACGCTGTATTTTCTGGCAGCTTAACCTCTTGTAAAGCAATCAGGTCAGCTTGCTCTGCTGCTAGTCCATCGACTAATAGAGACCGTCGCTGCTCCCACTCTTCTAAATCGAACAGGATATTAATTGTGGCTAATTTAACCATACTCAGAATTTTTAAAAAAGAAGTGACTAATTGATTGGGTTACACTCAAGGGCTAATGAGATACTTAATTAAAATTATTACTGAATCTGGCAAAGTACGGTAGATTCAACAGTCAGCAGTACTATTGTCTTTGACAGAGCTTGATTGAGAGTACAGAAGTGAGATGAAATTTGATGAGCGATAGTCAAACTTAATTTGTGTTGGCTTTCTATATCAGAGGTCAGATAAAAATTTATATATTGTGAATAATAAAAGGATTGTCTTCATGAAAAATAAATATTTCAGCAAAAAGAATCAGTACTTATAACTAACTTGTTCTCTATGTATTTTTTTGGATAAGGTCGAAAAAAACACTAGCCAATTGTGAAATTTGGTGCAATTCTAAAAATATAGCGCTTACAAAAATCTGTTGCCAGATCCAGTCAGTAAATCTACAGAAAATTTTGATTTTATTGGCGATCGCTATCTCCCATAGCCCTATTGCACTTCCTCTCTAGCCAGTTTGGGTAGCGGGGAGTTTTTAAGTTTTTGACTGAAAAAAGTGCCATTCTCTATCTGAATGGCACTTTCCGCATCATAACTGAGCTAAAAATTTGTCCAATGCTGAGGAGGTTAATGTTTTAGATAAAAATATCTAACAGAGCTAAAGCAATCCTA
It encodes the following:
- a CDS encoding NAD(P)/FAD-dependent oxidoreductase, with the translated sequence MTQQPARICILGGGFGGLYTALRLSELPWENSQKPEIVLVDKSDRFLFSPLLYELLTGELQTWEIAPPFEELLQGTGVRFCQSMVSEIDIDQRRIHLHDGPELSYDRLLLALGGETPLDIVPGATSYAYPFRSITDVYRLEERLRVLEESEADKIRVAIVGGGYSGVELACKLADRLGEKGRFRLIELSDQILRTSPEFNRQAATKALEERGVFLDLETKVESIGSDSISLEYKNQIDTIPVDLVIWTVGTRVSPVVRNLPIKQNQRGQISVTPTLQVEDRAEIFALGDLVDCRDADSQQVPATAQAAFQQADYAAWNIWATLTHRPLLPFRYQYLGEMMTLGLDNATLTGLGVKLNGPLAYVARRLAYLYRLPTLDQKFKVGFNWLARPIIETLIKSS
- a CDS encoding DUF4278 domain-containing protein; its protein translation is MKLTYRGTHYEHNPLNPEVTAGETRGKYRGKAWTRHYPRHIPQTQPIAELKYRGVNYTIGDPLDVELMMLSKQRCKEASVVETGSVKKCANEIAKAHLTSIRRNLEHRLQVAREQGDENLIRLLEDEAKQIA
- a CDS encoding alpha/beta hydrolase-fold protein codes for the protein MTATLSTSVIPSAEQIAKTQEAINTYIRSIDTNPNHRSGAYPYYRFHDPGKPIRGTVLLFHGLSASPHQMWRLADYLFSNGFNFYQPSIAGHVLLPPDKYWPQIDLKPEIANPLRQKVQQDWVMQNFLSNLATADTSNFKRPNLFITAALVARIFKIEPRLLDIIKALQKQDDPDFDKYFISSHMNYLIEARARLAELDTMPGPIYTLGLSVGGAVALALAADRPDRVKKVVAYAPLLKIYSEERRQYVLLTGPLDIRETGWDPNLQFPVGVFTACDRFGGFVRNAKNLASLQNVPTFLVLTENEDAADVQTNKDFFNKIGGERKGHCLYTYPTTDLVPHPMVDPTEVSQNMSNRFWQSLYQETFRFLTTGKVNASNMSSIGQESDVPVVAPVS
- a CDS encoding YunG family protein, with amino-acid sequence MDERAFREILKKCWSKKSSSLWSSENPSCGQCSVTALVVQEIFGGRILKTSICDRWHFYNEIQGIRYDLTDEQFQTPLNYEDIPSNAEEAFTDTSQEQYEYLRHQVKQKLKQMGSHFLKSSASVGNCSQN
- a CDS encoding DMT family transporter; the protein is MVTKLVLFLLVALGGAGLTLQMAWNARLRTSTGSPVLTTMISVFVTLVSLALLWASGTTDRGSIPAFNSLPKWAWFGGIFAAYYLVASLIAIPKLGTAVVFSLVIAGQMVAALILDSTGAFGVPQISLNTSRVLGTVLLLIGVIFIQRH
- the ychF gene encoding redox-regulated ATPase YchF encodes the protein MLRAGIVGLPNVGKSTLFNAVVANAKAEAANFPFCTIEPNVGVVAVPDERLDVLAKISSSKQIVPARVEFVDIAGLVKGASQGEGLGNQFLSHIRQVDAIVHVVRCFENDDIIHVAGSVDPVRDIEIINLELGLSDLEQVKRRIERTRKQARTSKEGQIELALLEKIAVALDEGKSVRQVSLTEEEAEIVKPLELLTAKPIIYAANVSEDDLSTGNEFVERVREFAAKENAQVVVVSAQVESELIELPEEERAEFLESLGVEEGGLKSLIRATYTLLGLRTYFTTGEKETRAWTIVAGMSAPQAAGVIHSDFERGFIRAETVAYKDLVASGSMNGAKEKGLVRSEGKEYIVQEGDVLLFRFNV
- a CDS encoding NUDIX hydrolase; this encodes MGQKNKKVLTQSGVLPYRIDNGKLEVLLVTTSNRKNWLIPKGGICKGMSPPISAAKEAWEEAGVVGQVNTNVLGSYRYRKRGKNHKVKLYTLFVEQVSDNYPEVTQRKRQWLDAREAVRVIKRNSLKRILKQFLKTQPYYCDFR
- a CDS encoding aminotransferase class I/II-fold pyridoxal phosphate-dependent enzyme, whose protein sequence is MLDQNQTPLLDTLKACAERPHAPFYTPGHKRGQGISPLLTDVFGQSVFRADLPELAELDNLFSPNGVIHQAQQLAADAFGASQTWFLVNGSTCGIEAAILATCEADDKIILPRNVHSSAIAGLILSGAIPIFVYPEYDAVLDLAHGITPNAVHAALKKHPDAKAVLMVYPTYYGVCGDVRAIASLAHQHNIPLLVDEAHGAHFAFHPQLPTPALAAGADLTVQSIHKVLGAMTQASMLHIQGNRIDPDRVSKALQLVQSTSPSYILLASLDAARQQMALHGKELMSRTLELAENARNRISQIPGFSVLEISPNPAFQGAIALDKTRLTVTISGLGVTGFEAEEILNDKLGVTAELASLQHLTFIISLGNTQEDIEKLVQAFTILSTKINSRVWQIGSDIDSFSMRSELTSLNNSLCLSPRKAFFAATETLPLKETTERICAEIVCPYPPGIPVLMPGEVITKTALDYLQYIQRTGGFISGCADSSLNTLKVVKSH
- a CDS encoding endonuclease/exonuclease/phosphatase family protein; its protein translation is MVKLATINILFDLEEWEQRRSLLVDGLAAEQADLIALQEVKLPENTALELAERLGMPYVQLVQEPTLGLQQKTHTIAILSRHPFVLQEVLDLQSQGRFAQYVQVVIDGQPLVFCNGHYYWYPGSHPERDRQVQLLLDWLSHLPQEMPIVAVGDFNGTPETSAIALMRSRFSSAYAAHHSHEPEYTCPTPLARRTWKKALRLLIRDWRSNRTLRPWRGTLDYIFVNQHIRVQDAYIILDKPAPSSRTLYPSDHFGIAAVVEIVGS
- a CDS encoding DUF7219 family protein, translated to MEASKSINKSSFLYPCGRYYGQTKPENIVFNANLQEFTHKVSIITSLETSGKLSPLEAYNQIQSLWEQLKRSKTELGIGKEVLQ
- a CDS encoding HAD-IA family hydrolase: MERPKVIFLDAVGTLFGVKGSVGEVYSQIAQEFGVEVLSEILNKAFIQSFKTSPPPIFPDAEPQDIPQYEFEWWYYIARNTFEKAGVLEKFTDFSTFFSEVYIHFGTAEPWIVYPDVLPALVNWRRLGIELGILSNFDSRIYSVLQDLELREFFGSITISTQAGAAKPDPKIFATALEKHNCPPEAAWHIGDSVAEDYHGAKTAGIRGIWINRKS